A DNA window from Kitasatospora atroaurantiaca contains the following coding sequences:
- a CDS encoding 5'-3' exonuclease: MLLDSASLYFRAYFGVPESLKSPDGQPVNAVRGLLDFIARLVQDHRPDQLVACMDADWRPQWRVDLIPTYKTHRVAAEATQEGEEEIPDTLAPQVPIIEQVLDALGIARVGSPGYEADDVIGTLATRAKGPVQIVTGDRDLFQLVDDERQITVLYPVKGVGSLQTVDEAVLVEKYGVRGALYADLAALRGDPSDGLPGVKGIGEKTAAQLLQTYGDLAGIRRAALDPVSRLTPARRKNLLEGSAYLDVAPTVVRVATDVPLPEFDPAVPHEPLDPMTLEELSTRWGLGGSLDRVLSVLTA; encoded by the coding sequence ATGCTGCTCGACTCGGCGAGCCTCTACTTCCGTGCCTACTTCGGCGTGCCGGAGTCCCTGAAGTCACCCGACGGGCAGCCGGTGAACGCCGTGCGCGGCCTGCTCGACTTCATCGCCCGCCTGGTCCAGGATCACCGCCCCGACCAGCTGGTCGCCTGCATGGACGCCGACTGGCGCCCGCAGTGGCGGGTGGACCTCATCCCGACGTACAAGACCCACCGGGTCGCCGCGGAGGCGACCCAGGAGGGCGAGGAGGAGATCCCGGACACCCTCGCCCCGCAGGTGCCGATCATCGAACAGGTGCTGGACGCCCTGGGCATCGCCCGGGTCGGCTCGCCGGGCTACGAGGCGGACGACGTGATCGGCACCCTCGCCACCCGTGCCAAGGGCCCGGTGCAGATCGTCACCGGGGACCGCGACCTCTTCCAGCTGGTCGACGACGAGCGGCAGATCACCGTGCTCTACCCCGTCAAGGGCGTCGGCAGCCTGCAGACCGTCGACGAGGCCGTGCTGGTGGAGAAGTACGGGGTGCGGGGCGCCCTGTACGCCGACCTGGCGGCGCTGCGCGGTGACCCGAGCGACGGGCTGCCGGGTGTCAAGGGCATCGGCGAGAAGACCGCCGCCCAGCTGCTGCAGACGTACGGCGACCTGGCGGGCATCCGGCGAGCCGCGCTGGACCCGGTCTCCAGGCTCACCCCGGCCCGCCGCAAGAACCTTCTCGAGGGCTCGGCGTACCTGGACGTCGCGCCGACCGTCGTGCGGGTGGCGACCGATGTACCGCTGCCCGAGTTCGACCCGGCCGTGCCGCACGAGCCGCTCGACCCGATGACCCTCGAGGAGCTCTCCACCCGCTGGGGCCTCGGCGGCTCACTGGACCGAGTCCTCTCCGTCCTGACCGCCTGA
- a CDS encoding DEAD/DEAH box helicase has protein sequence MDSAMPENRETEELSPAEAYAAFRRRAKEQATALYGFQQLYDFPLDPFQIEACQALEEGSGVLVAAPTGSGKTIVGEFAVHLALQAGRKCFYTTPIKALSNQKFTDLVKRYGAAKVGLLTGDNSVNGDAPIVVMTTEVLRNMLYAGSQSLDGLGYVVMDEVHYLADRFRGAVWEEVIIHLPESVVLASLSATVSNAEEFGDWLDTVRGGTKVIVSEHRPVPLWQHVMAGNRMYDLFANPDRDGRPKDAPRNPAKAVNPELVRLARSEQAANPRAGDRFGKGRGRSMPNGRPGRVWTPGRVDVIDRLDAEGLLPAITFIFSRAGCEAAVQQCLTSGLRLNRDSERHQVRAIVEERCADIPDEDLHVLGYFEWLDGLERGIAAHHAGMLPRFKEVVEELFVKGLVKAVFATETLALGINMPARSVVMEKLVKWNGETHADVTPGEYTQLTGRAGRRGIDVEGHAVVLWQRGLDPEALAGLAGTRTYPLRSSFRPSYNMAVNLVGQFGRHRSRELLETSFAQFQADRSVVGIARQVQRNEEGLEGYRESMTCHLGDFDEYMGLRRELKDRENELAREGTSQRRSAAIESIEQLKPGDVIHVPTGKFAGLALVLDPGLPPVSRSPRTTRHPDYQDGPRPVVLTAERQVKRLAMIDFPHPVSAIERVKIPKSFNPRSPQSRRDLASALRTKAGHLEPERFRKGRAAAADDPEITRLRTALRRHPCHGCDEREDHARWAERYHRLHRDTDLLERKMRSRTHTIARTFDRICGLLTDLGYLQGDTVTPDGKRLGRLYGELDLLASECIREGVWSELGAAELAACASALVYEARQADDAAAPRVPEGNAKEALGKMVRIWGHLDALEEQHRINTDEGVGQREPDLGFAWVAYRWALGHNLDSVLRDADMPAGDFVRWTKQLIDVLGQIQDAAGEDAQLRGTARKAVDALRRGIIAYSSVG, from the coding sequence ATGGACAGCGCCATGCCCGAGAACCGGGAGACTGAGGAGCTCAGCCCCGCCGAGGCGTACGCGGCCTTCCGGCGCCGCGCCAAGGAGCAGGCCACCGCCCTCTACGGCTTCCAGCAGCTCTACGACTTCCCGCTCGACCCCTTCCAGATCGAGGCCTGCCAGGCCCTGGAGGAAGGTTCGGGCGTCCTGGTCGCCGCCCCCACGGGCTCCGGCAAGACCATCGTCGGCGAGTTCGCCGTCCACCTTGCCCTGCAGGCGGGCCGCAAGTGCTTCTACACCACGCCGATCAAGGCCCTGTCGAACCAGAAGTTCACCGATCTGGTCAAGCGCTACGGCGCCGCCAAGGTCGGTCTGCTCACCGGTGACAACAGCGTCAACGGCGACGCACCGATCGTGGTGATGACCACCGAGGTGCTGCGCAACATGCTCTACGCGGGCTCGCAGTCCCTCGACGGCCTCGGCTACGTGGTCATGGACGAGGTCCACTACCTCGCCGACCGCTTCCGCGGCGCCGTCTGGGAAGAGGTGATCATCCACCTCCCGGAGTCCGTCGTCCTCGCCTCGCTCTCCGCCACCGTCTCCAACGCCGAGGAGTTCGGCGACTGGCTGGACACCGTCCGCGGCGGCACCAAGGTCATCGTCTCCGAGCACCGCCCGGTGCCGCTCTGGCAGCACGTGATGGCCGGGAACCGGATGTACGACCTCTTCGCCAACCCCGACCGGGACGGCCGGCCCAAGGACGCGCCGCGCAACCCGGCGAAGGCGGTCAACCCCGAGCTGGTCCGGCTCGCCCGCTCCGAGCAGGCCGCCAACCCGCGCGCCGGCGACCGCTTCGGCAAGGGCCGTGGCCGCTCGATGCCCAACGGCCGACCTGGCCGGGTCTGGACGCCGGGCCGGGTGGACGTCATCGACCGCCTCGACGCCGAGGGCCTGCTGCCCGCGATCACCTTCATCTTCAGCCGGGCCGGCTGCGAGGCGGCCGTCCAGCAGTGCCTGACCTCCGGGCTTCGCCTCAACCGCGACAGCGAGCGGCACCAGGTGCGGGCGATCGTCGAGGAGCGCTGCGCCGACATCCCCGACGAGGACCTGCACGTCCTCGGCTACTTCGAGTGGCTGGACGGCCTGGAGCGCGGCATCGCCGCCCACCACGCCGGCATGCTGCCGAGGTTCAAGGAGGTCGTCGAGGAGCTCTTCGTCAAGGGCCTGGTCAAGGCGGTCTTCGCCACCGAGACGCTCGCCCTCGGCATCAACATGCCCGCCCGCTCGGTGGTCATGGAGAAGCTGGTCAAGTGGAACGGCGAGACCCACGCCGACGTCACCCCCGGCGAGTACACCCAGCTCACCGGCCGGGCCGGGCGGCGCGGCATCGACGTCGAGGGCCATGCGGTCGTGCTCTGGCAGCGCGGGCTCGACCCCGAGGCCCTCGCCGGGCTGGCGGGCACCCGCACCTACCCGCTGCGGTCCTCGTTCCGGCCCTCGTACAACATGGCCGTCAACCTGGTCGGCCAGTTCGGCCGGCACCGCTCGCGGGAGCTCCTGGAGACCTCCTTCGCGCAGTTCCAGGCCGACCGCTCGGTGGTCGGCATCGCCCGGCAGGTCCAGCGCAACGAGGAGGGCCTGGAGGGCTACCGCGAGTCGATGACCTGTCACCTCGGGGACTTCGACGAGTACATGGGCCTGCGCCGCGAGCTGAAGGACCGTGAGAACGAGCTCGCCCGCGAGGGCACCAGCCAGCGCCGGTCCGCGGCCATCGAGTCGATCGAGCAGCTCAAGCCGGGCGACGTGATCCACGTGCCGACCGGCAAGTTCGCCGGGCTCGCACTGGTCCTCGACCCCGGCCTGCCGCCGGTCAGCCGCTCACCGCGGACCACCCGGCACCCCGACTACCAGGACGGGCCGCGCCCGGTGGTGCTCACCGCCGAACGGCAGGTCAAGCGGCTCGCGATGATCGACTTCCCGCACCCGGTCAGCGCGATCGAGCGGGTGAAGATCCCCAAGTCCTTCAACCCGCGCAGCCCGCAGTCCCGGCGTGACCTCGCCTCCGCCCTGCGGACCAAGGCGGGCCACCTGGAGCCCGAGCGGTTCCGCAAGGGCCGTGCGGCCGCCGCCGACGACCCGGAGATCACCCGCCTGCGCACGGCGCTGCGCCGGCACCCCTGCCACGGCTGCGACGAGCGCGAGGACCACGCACGCTGGGCCGAGCGCTACCACCGCCTGCACCGCGACACCGACCTGCTGGAACGCAAGATGCGCTCCCGCACCCACACCATCGCCCGCACCTTCGACCGGATCTGCGGCCTGCTCACCGACCTCGGTTACCTCCAGGGCGACACCGTCACCCCGGACGGCAAGCGCCTCGGCCGGCTGTACGGCGAGCTCGACCTGCTGGCCTCGGAGTGCATCCGCGAGGGCGTCTGGAGCGAACTCGGCGCGGCCGAGCTCGCCGCCTGCGCCTCGGCGCTGGTGTACGAGGCCCGGCAGGCCGACGACGCGGCCGCCCCCCGGGTCCCCGAGGGCAACGCCAAGGAGGCGCTCGGCAAGATGGTCCGGATCTGGGGCCACCTGGACGCCCTGGAGGAGCAGCACCGGATCAACACCGACGAGGGCGTCGGCCAGCGCGAGCCCGACCTGGGCTTCGCCTGGGTCGCGTACCGCTGGGCGCTCGGCCACAACCTGGACTCCGTCCTGCGCGACGCCGACATGCCGGCCGGCGACTTCGTCCGCTGGACGAAGCAGCTGATCGACGTGCTCGGGCAGATCCAGGACGCGGCCGGCGAGGACGCCCAGCTGCGCGGCACCGCCCGCAAGGCGGTCGACGCCCTGCGCCGCGGCATCATCGCCTACTCCTCCGTCGGCTGA
- a CDS encoding gamma-glutamyl-gamma-aminobutyrate hydrolase family protein — translation MTTKPVIGISTYLTDAKWDHWTAQRAVLLPERYPLLVRAAGGVAFMLPPDAPELAPEVVARLDGLVIAGGPDVNPALYGAQPHPQTRACAPERDLWEAALLRAALAARLPLLGVCRGMQLLNVVCGGSLIQHLDQVELHLGKADRYGEHAVRPVPGTLLGELLPEESTVVPAYHHQGVERLGEGLTVGALAEDGTIEAVEGTGFTLGVQWHPEQGADLRVMQALIRAAAAKPAPAELLPTRG, via the coding sequence ATGACGACGAAGCCCGTGATCGGCATCAGCACCTACCTCACCGACGCCAAGTGGGACCACTGGACCGCGCAGCGCGCCGTCCTGCTCCCCGAGCGCTACCCCTTGCTGGTCAGGGCCGCCGGCGGGGTGGCCTTCATGCTGCCGCCGGACGCGCCGGAGCTGGCGCCGGAGGTGGTCGCCCGGCTGGACGGGCTGGTGATCGCGGGCGGCCCGGACGTGAACCCGGCGCTGTACGGCGCGCAGCCGCACCCGCAGACCCGCGCGTGCGCGCCGGAACGCGACCTGTGGGAGGCCGCCCTGCTGCGCGCCGCGCTGGCGGCCAGGCTGCCCCTGCTCGGCGTCTGCCGGGGCATGCAGCTGCTGAACGTGGTGTGCGGCGGATCCCTGATCCAGCACCTCGACCAGGTGGAGCTGCACCTCGGGAAGGCCGACCGGTACGGGGAGCACGCCGTCCGGCCGGTGCCGGGCACGCTGCTGGGCGAGCTGCTGCCGGAGGAGTCCACGGTGGTACCGGCCTACCACCACCAGGGCGTGGAGCGGCTCGGCGAGGGTCTGACGGTCGGTGCGCTGGCCGAGGACGGCACCATCGAGGCGGTGGAGGGCACCGGCTTCACCCTCGGCGTGCAGTGGCACCCGGAGCAGGGCGCGGATCTGCGGGTGATGCAGGCCCTGATCCGGGCCGCGGCCGCGAAGCCGGCACCGGCCGAGCTGCTGCCCACGAGGGGCTGA
- a CDS encoding amino acid deaminase/aldolase: MANLVASPGTASDRARYDRATAHLDAPLAIVDLDAFDANAADLVRRAAGKPIRVASKSVRCRALLERVLAMEGFAGIMSFTLAESIWLARSGFEDILLAYPSADRAGYAELTADPKLAGSITVLLDDPAQLDLIDAAREGAEEVRVCLELDTALHLLGGRVRVGARRSPLRTPEALGAFAELVQRRPGFRVVGLMAYEGHIAGVGDRIAGRPVRSRMIQLMQSKARTELAERRAAVVRRLRQVAELEFVNGGGTGSVETTVAERAVTEVAAGSGLYVPRLFDNYRSFQGRPAALFAQPVVRRPGVGVVTVLGGGYPASGAAGADRSPVPYLPEGLRYDPQEGAGEVQTPLLGSAADDLLIGDRVWFRHAKAGELCERFAELHLIEGDRVVETVPTYRGEGRTFL; this comes from the coding sequence ATGGCGAACCTCGTGGCCTCCCCCGGAACCGCATCCGACCGCGCCCGCTACGACCGGGCCACCGCGCATCTCGACGCACCGCTGGCCATCGTCGACCTGGACGCCTTCGACGCCAACGCCGCCGACCTGGTGCGCCGGGCGGCCGGCAAGCCGATCCGGGTGGCGAGCAAGTCGGTGCGCTGCCGGGCCCTGCTCGAGCGGGTGCTGGCGATGGAGGGCTTCGCCGGGATCATGAGCTTCACGCTGGCCGAGTCGATCTGGCTGGCCCGCTCCGGCTTCGAGGACATCCTGCTCGCCTACCCCTCCGCCGACCGGGCCGGGTACGCCGAGCTGACCGCCGACCCCAAGCTGGCGGGCAGCATCACCGTGCTGCTGGACGACCCGGCGCAGCTGGACCTCATCGACGCCGCCCGCGAGGGCGCCGAGGAGGTGCGGGTCTGCCTGGAGCTGGACACCGCGCTGCACCTGTTGGGCGGCCGGGTCCGGGTCGGCGCGCGGCGCTCGCCGCTGCGCACGCCCGAGGCGCTGGGCGCCTTCGCGGAGCTGGTCCAGCGCCGCCCGGGCTTCCGGGTGGTCGGGCTGATGGCGTACGAGGGGCACATAGCGGGCGTCGGGGACCGCATCGCCGGGCGGCCGGTGCGCTCGCGCATGATCCAGCTGATGCAGTCCAAGGCGCGGACCGAGCTGGCCGAGCGGCGGGCCGCGGTGGTGCGGCGGCTGCGGCAGGTGGCCGAGCTGGAGTTCGTCAACGGCGGCGGGACGGGCAGCGTGGAGACCACGGTGGCCGAGCGGGCGGTCACGGAGGTGGCCGCGGGCTCGGGGCTGTACGTGCCCCGGCTGTTCGACAACTACCGCTCGTTCCAGGGCCGTCCGGCGGCGCTGTTCGCACAGCCGGTGGTCCGGCGGCCGGGCGTCGGGGTGGTGACGGTGCTGGGCGGCGGGTACCCGGCGTCGGGTGCCGCCGGCGCGGACCGCTCGCCGGTGCCGTACCTGCCCGAGGGGCTCAGGTACGACCCGCAGGAGGGGGCGGGCGAGGTGCAGACCCCGCTGTTGGGTTCGGCGGCCGACGACCTGCTGATCGGCGACCGGGTCTGGTTCCGGCATGCCAAGGCCGGCGAGCTGTGCGAGCGCTTCGCCGAGCTGCACCTGATCGAGGGCGACCGGGTGGTGGAGACCGTTCCGACGTACCGAGGGGAAGGACGGACCTTCCTGTGA
- the chrA gene encoding chromate efflux transporter — protein MERVGLRTIAREWGRIGCLGFGGPPAHILLLRRLCVERRGWLRADEFEDGIAATNLLPGPASTQLAIFTAWRLRGAPGALVGGACFIAPGLVLILALSVLFLAGDPPAWVLGAAAGAGAAVPAVALQAAAALVPASLKRAGPGRAARARWAGYALAGGAAAVLTGPWLVLVLLGSGLTEIAVRRAGHRAVLPLLVGSVPAAGGLGALAWVAFKVGALSYGGGFVIIPLMQYDAVHRYHWMTDGQFLNAVALGQVTPGPVVQTVAVVGYAAAGIAGGLLAAAVAFMPSFLFVLFGAAHFDRLRADRRVQDFMTGAGPAVTGAIAGSAVPLGLALQYPWQAAVLALALLWLLAARRGTVSCLLGAGALGVLATLAGLPPG, from the coding sequence ATGGAACGGGTAGGACTTCGCACGATCGCCCGCGAGTGGGGACGGATCGGCTGCCTCGGCTTCGGCGGCCCTCCCGCGCACATCCTGCTGCTGCGCCGCCTCTGTGTGGAGCGGCGCGGCTGGCTGCGCGCGGACGAGTTCGAGGACGGGATCGCCGCCACCAACCTGCTGCCCGGACCGGCCTCCACCCAGCTTGCGATCTTCACCGCCTGGCGGCTGCGCGGCGCGCCGGGCGCGCTGGTCGGGGGTGCCTGCTTCATCGCTCCCGGGCTCGTGCTGATCCTCGCGCTGTCCGTGCTCTTCCTCGCGGGCGACCCGCCGGCCTGGGTGCTCGGTGCGGCGGCGGGCGCGGGCGCGGCCGTACCGGCGGTCGCCCTGCAGGCCGCCGCCGCGCTGGTACCCGCCAGTCTGAAGCGCGCGGGCCCGGGCCGGGCGGCGCGGGCCCGCTGGGCCGGCTACGCGCTGGCGGGCGGGGCGGCCGCGGTGCTGACCGGGCCCTGGCTGGTCCTGGTCCTGCTGGGGTCCGGGCTCACCGAGATCGCCGTACGCCGGGCCGGGCACCGCGCCGTGCTGCCGCTGCTCGTCGGCTCGGTGCCCGCGGCCGGCGGGCTCGGGGCGCTGGCCTGGGTGGCGTTCAAGGTCGGGGCGCTGTCGTACGGCGGCGGGTTCGTGATCATCCCGCTGATGCAGTACGACGCCGTGCACCGCTACCACTGGATGACGGACGGCCAGTTCCTGAACGCCGTGGCGCTCGGCCAGGTGACCCCGGGCCCGGTGGTGCAGACCGTCGCCGTCGTCGGGTACGCCGCCGCCGGGATCGCGGGCGGACTGCTGGCCGCCGCCGTGGCCTTCATGCCCTCCTTCCTCTTCGTGCTGTTCGGTGCGGCCCACTTCGACCGGCTGCGCGCGGACCGGCGTGTGCAGGACTTCATGACCGGCGCGGGCCCCGCCGTCACCGGCGCCATCGCGGGCTCGGCCGTGCCGCTCGGGCTCGCCCTGCAGTACCCGTGGCAGGCGGCGGTCCTCGCCCTGGCCCTGCTCTGGCTGCTCGCGGCCCGCCGAGGGACCGTCAGCTGCCTGCTCGGCGCCGGGGCGCTCGGAGTGCTGGCCACCCTGGCGGGGCTGCCGCCGGGCTGA
- a CDS encoding peptidase inhibitor family I36 protein, whose translation MLATRHRLTFRLTTLLLSVLTACGLGLAGAATAGATELNGKSESGEFCVYGGPNTTYQILDLYLSRGDFSQLSWPLYGGSPNDRNESYWNLDSYTWHVYTDSNRGGRHGWIDPGVSSNASSTFWHQVSSAYYTAS comes from the coding sequence ATGCTGGCGACCCGCCATCGGCTCACGTTCCGCCTGACGACCCTTCTGCTCAGCGTCCTCACCGCCTGCGGGCTCGGCCTGGCCGGCGCGGCGACCGCCGGCGCCACCGAGCTGAACGGCAAGAGCGAGTCGGGAGAGTTCTGCGTCTACGGCGGCCCCAACACCACGTACCAGATCCTCGACCTCTACCTCTCGCGCGGTGACTTCAGCCAGCTGAGCTGGCCGCTCTACGGCGGGTCACCCAACGACCGCAACGAGTCGTACTGGAACCTGGACAGCTACACCTGGCACGTCTACACCGACAGCAACCGGGGCGGGCGCCACGGCTGGATCGACCCGGGCGTCTCCTCCAACGCCTCCAGCACCTTCTGGCACCAGGTCTCCTCCGCGTACTACACCGCCTCCTGA
- a CDS encoding 3-oxoacyl-ACP reductase, with translation MTDTHVCRRLTGRVAVVTGAGSGIGLAAARRLASEGAKVVCADLDEATGRAAAQEVGGLFVHTDVTDPYMVEALFDEAYETYGSVDVAFNNAGISPPEDASILTTGQDVWRRVQEANLTSVYLCCRSALPYMRRHGRGSIINTASFVARMGAATSQISYTASKGGVLAMSRELGVQFAREGIRVNALSPGPVDTPLLRELFAKDPERAARRLVHIPLGRFARPEEIAAAVAFLASDDSSFITASEFLVDGGISGAYVTPL, from the coding sequence GTGACGGACACTCACGTCTGCCGCCGGCTGACCGGCCGGGTCGCCGTGGTCACCGGGGCCGGCAGCGGCATCGGTCTGGCCGCGGCGCGCCGGCTCGCCTCGGAGGGCGCCAAGGTGGTCTGCGCCGATCTCGACGAGGCGACGGGCCGGGCGGCCGCGCAGGAGGTCGGCGGCCTCTTCGTGCACACCGACGTCACCGACCCGTACATGGTGGAGGCGCTCTTCGACGAGGCGTACGAGACGTACGGGAGCGTCGATGTGGCCTTCAACAACGCGGGCATCTCGCCGCCCGAGGACGCCTCCATCCTCACCACCGGCCAGGACGTCTGGCGCCGGGTGCAGGAGGCCAACCTCACCTCCGTCTACCTGTGCTGCCGGTCCGCACTGCCGTACATGCGGCGGCACGGCCGCGGCTCGATCATCAACACGGCGAGCTTCGTGGCGCGGATGGGCGCGGCCACCTCGCAGATCTCCTACACCGCCTCCAAGGGCGGAGTGCTGGCGATGTCGCGCGAGCTGGGTGTGCAGTTCGCCCGGGAGGGCATCCGGGTCAACGCGCTCTCGCCGGGGCCGGTCGACACCCCGCTGCTGCGGGAGCTGTTCGCGAAGGACCCGGAGCGGGCCGCCCGCCGGCTGGTGCACATCCCGCTCGGCCGGTTCGCCCGGCCGGAGGAGATCGCCGCCGCGGTCGCCTTCCTGGCCAGCGACGACTCCTCCTTCATCACCGCGAGCGAGTTCCTGGTGGACGGAGGGATCTCGGGGGCGTACGTGACTCCGCTGTAG
- a CDS encoding cation diffusion facilitator family transporter — protein MSSHDHDHGAHDHGGHGSHRGHSHGVAADADRRWLLSALTLIVAFMAGEVVVGFAAKSLALISDAAHMLTDAASIVLALVAMRLSARPARGGYTYGLKRAEILSAQANGVTLLVLSAWLGYEAIRRLVNPPEVTGSLVLITALVGIVINLAATWCMSKANRTSLNVEGAFQHVVTDLYAFIATAVAGVIILTTGFLQADAIASLIVVALMLRAGIGLVRDSGRIFLEAAPAGIDPDAVADRLVAAPLVVEIHDLHIWEITSGQPALSAHILVAPGGDCHAVRRGLQRQLRDDYRITHATLQVDHVGTDEDQELLQITEPAAAFPDHCGDSHGPVHRSGPHEH, from the coding sequence ATGTCCAGCCACGACCATGACCACGGCGCACACGACCACGGCGGGCACGGGAGCCACCGCGGCCACTCGCACGGTGTGGCCGCCGATGCCGACCGCCGCTGGCTGCTGAGCGCACTGACGCTGATCGTGGCCTTCATGGCGGGCGAGGTCGTGGTCGGCTTCGCCGCCAAGTCGCTGGCGCTGATCTCCGACGCGGCGCACATGCTGACCGACGCCGCCTCCATCGTGCTGGCGCTGGTGGCGATGCGGCTGTCCGCACGCCCGGCCCGCGGCGGATACACGTACGGGCTCAAGCGGGCCGAGATTCTCTCCGCCCAGGCCAACGGCGTCACCCTGCTGGTCCTGTCGGCCTGGCTCGGGTACGAGGCAATCAGGCGGCTGGTGAACCCACCCGAGGTGACGGGCTCGCTGGTACTGATCACCGCCCTGGTCGGCATCGTCATCAACCTCGCGGCGACCTGGTGCATGTCCAAGGCCAACCGGACCTCGCTGAACGTCGAGGGCGCCTTCCAGCACGTGGTGACCGACCTGTACGCCTTCATCGCGACCGCCGTCGCCGGTGTGATCATCCTGACCACCGGCTTCCTGCAGGCGGACGCGATCGCCTCGCTGATCGTGGTCGCGCTCATGCTGCGGGCCGGCATCGGCCTGGTCCGGGACTCCGGACGGATTTTCCTGGAGGCCGCCCCGGCCGGGATCGACCCGGACGCCGTGGCCGACCGGCTGGTGGCGGCCCCGCTGGTGGTGGAGATCCACGACCTGCACATCTGGGAGATCACCTCGGGCCAGCCCGCGCTCTCGGCGCACATCCTGGTCGCTCCCGGCGGCGACTGCCATGCGGTCCGCCGCGGGCTGCAGCGGCAGCTGCGGGACGACTACCGGATCACCCACGCCACCCTGCAGGTCGACCACGTGGGCACCGACGAGGACCAGGAGCTGCTGCAGATCACCGAGCCCGCCGCGGCCTTCCCGGACCACTGCGGCGACTCGCACGGCCCGGTGCACCGCAGCGGCCCGCACGAGCACTGA
- a CDS encoding DUF2510 domain-containing protein yields the protein MSEQIPAGWYPDPQDTTSDPRPQRWWDGKGWTASTRPAPGDGPAPAPEAGNGGTADTKVLEGEVLQSGPAVRFPELPTVGTEPGAAPAARRKLPKPVVIAATIAALAGLAVGSGVTYLAMDGRSDTKSARQGDGRPGYRFGGDGFGGQGGPGGNGGGSNDGSNGGSGGGTATDGVAVDVVNRISLPFPSGWSGGTTGSGFAALAVGSYSCPGGSGECSLGGVVTGRLKGTDAKQAAQQDIAAAAKESYGDIKSHEELKSEAVTVNGRSGYLVRWKVDAPQGNDGYVESVVFPTANGKSLVSVRLGFDIDAKAPKVDQMDDIVKSITDYTGKGLGGASGGTKA from the coding sequence GTGAGCGAGCAGATTCCCGCCGGGTGGTACCCGGATCCGCAGGACACCACCAGTGACCCCCGGCCCCAGCGCTGGTGGGACGGCAAGGGCTGGACGGCGAGCACCAGGCCCGCCCCCGGCGACGGGCCGGCGCCCGCCCCGGAGGCCGGCAACGGCGGCACCGCCGATACCAAGGTGCTGGAGGGGGAGGTGCTGCAGAGCGGGCCGGCGGTCCGCTTCCCCGAGCTGCCCACGGTGGGTACCGAGCCGGGCGCGGCCCCTGCCGCACGCAGGAAGCTCCCCAAGCCGGTGGTGATCGCGGCGACGATCGCGGCGCTGGCCGGTCTTGCGGTCGGCTCCGGGGTCACGTACCTGGCCATGGACGGCAGGTCCGACACCAAGTCGGCTCGGCAGGGCGACGGCCGGCCGGGCTACCGCTTCGGCGGTGACGGCTTCGGCGGCCAGGGCGGCCCGGGCGGCAACGGCGGGGGTTCCAACGACGGCTCCAACGGCGGCAGCGGCGGCGGCACCGCCACGGACGGCGTGGCCGTCGACGTCGTCAACCGGATCAGCCTCCCGTTCCCGTCCGGCTGGAGCGGCGGCACCACCGGCAGCGGATTCGCCGCCCTCGCCGTCGGCTCGTACAGCTGCCCCGGCGGCAGCGGGGAGTGCTCGCTCGGCGGTGTGGTCACCGGCCGGCTGAAGGGCACCGACGCCAAGCAGGCGGCCCAGCAGGACATCGCGGCGGCGGCGAAGGAGTCCTACGGCGACATCAAGTCGCACGAGGAGCTGAAGTCGGAGGCCGTCACCGTCAACGGCCGCAGCGGCTACCTGGTCCGCTGGAAGGTCGACGCGCCGCAGGGCAATGACGGCTACGTGGAGTCGGTCGTCTTCCCGACCGCGAACGGCAAGTCCCTGGTCTCCGTACGCCTCGGCTTCGACATCGATGCGAAGGCACCGAAGGTGGACCAGATGGACGACATCGTCAAGAGCATCACCGACTACACCGGCAAGGGCCTCGGCGGTGCCTCCGGCGGTACCAAGGCCTGA